From a single Petroclostridium xylanilyticum genomic region:
- a CDS encoding beta-mannosidase, which yields MKVLLNEHWKLQYFEDSACDHEIVSTDMNTDSWLDVDVPGDVHSTLLKHGKIEDPFFSTNVEKCRWIEDKIWWYHKEFIFDKDKYADKTIELKFNGLDTFATVYLNGEKIGKHENMFTPAVFDVTEKLKQGANYIAVKFDSTISVTNRKNYDKMWYSYNRNRAWVRKAQMNFRWDWGPRIITVGIWKDVELNIYDIAKIEDVFVRTEKVENNIAEVSIDINAKAFKEDVELVAEVELIYGNEKINEVVPISDGASLKLSVTNPKLWWTHDLGDPCLYDLVIRLKKHNDVIDEYVTKFGIRTLEVKQKDSKGNNRFTFVLNGVELFAKGANWIPAHNFIGAIENETYVKWVDTAKECNMNMLRVWGGGIYEKDIFYQECDKQGILVWQDFMFACSSYPDFDHDFMNNVREEIIYVVKALRNYACLAIWCGNNEIQWIHGQKMPELKDMRLYGEKIYHDLMPELLSSLDPTRLYWPSSPFGGNDPNSDEEGDKHNWQVWAGQVYPHKQGEPMRQDNTPSGISFKRFTQDMGKFISEFGMHAAPVLETLKDCIPEKDLYYGSFELRYRNRDKRPDRGILLMEDYTGLPSDLNEYIDYSMLAQAEGLKFGIEHYRRRKPECSGALIWQLNDCWPVLSWSIVDFYLRPKAGFYYTKRVFKPILLSFKEEGSDIVSLWVTNDTLNEYADTLEVGLKDFFGNTEYYEQIPVVVPANVSVKVKEFSKNRLNVTYTNFEFLYVTPNNDSIDSNIMFFKDYKDLNLPPCSLHTEIRNLSDNKKELKIKTDNFAKFVKIQYLIDDMKVSDNYFDLMPGQEKVIIIESIKNSIEQLNIKVAALNSTKRNN from the coding sequence ATGAAAGTATTACTAAATGAGCATTGGAAATTGCAATACTTCGAAGACTCAGCTTGTGACCATGAAATTGTATCTACCGATATGAATACTGACAGTTGGTTGGATGTGGATGTTCCCGGGGACGTGCATTCAACGCTTCTAAAGCATGGAAAGATAGAAGACCCATTTTTTTCTACTAATGTTGAAAAATGCCGGTGGATAGAAGATAAAATATGGTGGTATCACAAAGAGTTCATTTTTGATAAAGATAAATATGCCGATAAGACTATTGAACTTAAATTTAATGGATTGGATACTTTTGCTACTGTTTATCTAAATGGAGAGAAGATTGGAAAACATGAAAACATGTTTACCCCTGCTGTTTTTGATGTTACAGAAAAATTAAAACAGGGAGCAAATTATATTGCTGTTAAATTTGATTCAACTATTTCCGTAACCAACAGGAAAAACTACGATAAAATGTGGTATTCTTATAACCGTAACAGGGCCTGGGTAAGAAAAGCTCAGATGAATTTTAGATGGGATTGGGGTCCACGGATTATTACGGTCGGTATATGGAAAGATGTGGAATTGAATATCTATGATATAGCAAAAATAGAAGATGTATTTGTACGTACAGAAAAAGTAGAGAATAATATAGCTGAAGTTTCGATAGATATAAATGCAAAAGCGTTTAAAGAGGATGTAGAGCTCGTAGCAGAAGTTGAACTAATTTATGGCAATGAGAAAATAAATGAAGTTGTACCGATAAGTGATGGTGCATCCTTAAAGTTGAGTGTTACAAACCCTAAACTGTGGTGGACACACGATTTAGGTGACCCCTGCCTATATGACCTTGTTATCAGGTTGAAAAAGCATAATGATGTAATTGATGAATACGTTACAAAATTTGGTATTCGCACATTAGAAGTAAAGCAAAAAGATAGTAAAGGAAACAACAGGTTTACTTTTGTACTCAATGGAGTGGAGTTATTTGCAAAAGGTGCTAATTGGATTCCCGCACATAATTTCATAGGGGCGATAGAAAATGAAACCTATGTTAAATGGGTAGACACTGCCAAAGAATGTAACATGAATATGTTAAGAGTATGGGGCGGGGGAATATATGAAAAAGATATATTCTACCAGGAGTGTGACAAGCAGGGTATTCTAGTATGGCAGGACTTTATGTTTGCATGCTCATCCTACCCGGATTTCGATCATGACTTCATGAATAATGTACGAGAAGAAATTATATACGTAGTAAAAGCTCTTAGAAATTATGCATGCCTTGCCATATGGTGCGGCAATAACGAGATACAGTGGATTCATGGCCAAAAAATGCCTGAACTAAAAGATATGAGGCTGTATGGAGAGAAGATATACCATGACCTCATGCCGGAGTTATTGTCCAGCCTTGATCCTACAAGATTATATTGGCCGAGTTCTCCATTTGGGGGTAATGACCCCAATAGTGATGAAGAAGGGGATAAGCATAATTGGCAGGTTTGGGCGGGGCAAGTATATCCACACAAGCAAGGTGAACCAATGCGTCAGGATAATACGCCATCGGGAATTTCATTTAAAAGGTTCACACAAGATATGGGTAAATTCATATCGGAGTTCGGTATGCATGCCGCCCCTGTGCTTGAAACACTCAAAGACTGTATTCCTGAAAAAGATTTATATTATGGAAGTTTTGAGCTGAGGTATAGAAACAGGGATAAGAGGCCGGACAGAGGAATATTGTTAATGGAGGACTACACCGGTTTACCTTCTGATTTGAATGAATATATAGACTATTCTATGTTAGCGCAAGCAGAGGGACTAAAATTCGGAATTGAGCACTATCGTAGAAGAAAGCCGGAATGCAGCGGCGCGCTGATATGGCAGCTTAATGATTGTTGGCCTGTTTTAAGCTGGAGTATTGTAGATTTCTATCTTAGACCTAAAGCAGGATTCTACTACACCAAGAGAGTATTCAAACCCATCTTGCTATCATTTAAAGAAGAGGGTTCTGATATCGTCTCATTATGGGTTACCAATGATACATTAAATGAGTACGCAGACACGCTGGAGGTTGGACTCAAAGATTTCTTCGGAAACACTGAGTATTATGAGCAGATACCGGTGGTTGTTCCAGCAAATGTGTCCGTTAAAGTGAAAGAATTCTCAAAAAATAGATTAAATGTAACGTATACGAATTTTGAATTCCTATATGTAACTCCTAATAATGATAGTATTGATTCCAATATCATGTTTTTTAAAGACTATAAGGATTTGAATTTGCCGCCTTGTTCCTTGCATACTGAGATTAGGAATCTATCAGATAACAAAAAAGAATTAAAGATAAAGACTGACAATTTTGCGAAATTTGTTAAAATCCAATATCTTATCGACGACATGAAGGTAAGTGACAATTACTTTGACCTTATGCCTGGACAAGAGAAAGTTATTATAATAGAAAGTATAAAAAATAGTATTGAGCAGTTAAACATAAAAGTAGCAGCACTAAATAGTACGAAGAGAAATAATTGA
- a CDS encoding GH1 family beta-glucosidase — translation MSLIIFPKDFIWGSATASYQIEGAVNEDGRGESIWDRFSHTPGKVTNGDTGDVACDHYHRYKQDIKIMKEIGLQSYRFSIAWPRIFPEGKGKMNQKGIDFYDRLINELLENGIDPAVTLYHWDLPQALQDSGGWSNHDTADYFAEYAESIFKVLGDRVNKWITHNEPWCVAFAGHRQGRHAPGFTDFSLAVQVSHHLMLSHAKAVQAYKALNSKTGKIGITLNLYPIYPASDSFEDTETAMLVDGYHNRWFLDPAFKGQYPQDMLNFYKEKLNSPVIQPGDMEIIAANPAEFLGINYYFRKVVRKGNIDPVLLFDEVKPEGQYTEMNWEVYPQGLYDLLMRIKKDYNNPLIYITENGAAFKDSKPINGIVEDQDRLNFLKQHFETTAKAVKEGVNVQGYYVWSLMDNFEWAHGYTKRFGLIYIDYETQERIWKRSALWYKDVIKNNGF, via the coding sequence TTGAGTCTAATCATTTTCCCAAAAGATTTCATATGGGGTTCAGCGACAGCCTCATACCAAATTGAAGGCGCAGTAAATGAAGATGGGAGAGGAGAATCCATCTGGGACCGATTCAGCCATACGCCCGGTAAAGTAACAAATGGCGATACTGGCGATGTAGCCTGCGACCATTACCACAGGTATAAGCAAGATATAAAGATAATGAAGGAAATAGGGCTTCAAAGCTATAGATTTTCTATCGCATGGCCGAGAATATTTCCGGAAGGTAAAGGCAAAATGAATCAAAAAGGGATTGACTTTTATGACAGGCTGATTAATGAGTTGCTGGAAAACGGGATTGATCCGGCTGTAACGCTTTACCACTGGGATCTGCCGCAAGCTCTCCAGGATTCGGGAGGCTGGTCAAACCATGATACTGCCGATTATTTTGCAGAATATGCTGAGAGCATATTTAAAGTATTAGGTGACCGGGTAAATAAATGGATTACCCATAATGAACCTTGGTGCGTTGCTTTTGCAGGACACCGTCAGGGCAGGCATGCGCCGGGATTTACCGATTTTTCGTTAGCTGTGCAGGTATCCCACCATTTGATGCTGTCCCATGCGAAAGCTGTCCAGGCCTATAAGGCACTCAACAGCAAAACAGGTAAGATCGGTATAACCCTTAACCTCTATCCGATTTATCCAGCTTCTGATTCATTTGAAGATACGGAAACTGCCATGCTGGTTGACGGATATCACAATCGGTGGTTCCTTGACCCTGCGTTTAAGGGGCAGTATCCCCAAGATATGTTGAATTTTTACAAGGAAAAGTTGAATTCCCCTGTTATACAACCGGGTGATATGGAAATTATTGCCGCAAATCCGGCGGAATTCCTGGGAATTAATTATTACTTCAGAAAAGTAGTAAGAAAGGGAAATATTGACCCTGTACTTCTGTTTGATGAAGTTAAACCTGAAGGCCAATACACCGAAATGAACTGGGAAGTGTATCCACAGGGCTTATATGACCTATTGATGAGAATTAAAAAGGATTATAATAATCCGCTAATCTATATTACTGAAAATGGAGCAGCCTTCAAAGACAGTAAACCGATTAACGGTATTGTTGAGGACCAAGACAGGCTGAATTTCCTGAAACAGCATTTTGAAACAACCGCTAAAGCAGTAAAAGAAGGAGTAAATGTCCAAGGCTATTATGTATGGTCGTTAATGGATAATTTCGAGTGGGCTCATGGATATACCAAAAGATTCGGATTAATCTATATAGATTATGAAACACAGGAAAGGATATGGAAAAGAAGTGCACTTTGGTATAAAGATGTTATAAAGAATAACGGGTTTTAA
- a CDS encoding RNA-guided endonuclease InsQ/TnpB family protein — translation MKLAFKFKPKLNEEQLKIIEELSFHTTKLYNIVNYDLRENGFKPYVEIEKIYKNNWHCDYLHSHTRQHCFKVVEQNWESYFASIKDYKENKSKYNGVPKPPKFKNTDKRKNEIIFTNLAIRFKENRLMLSLSKTVQKKFEVESLNFEVSDKLQSLINWDEIQQVRIKWDNSLKQWYLIIIYNKQELEKAKETNVMAIDLGLDNLATLTFKEGNQSYLFCGKKLKSINAFVNKKISYYQSIEMKKIGSDKFKNTKMINSLRRYRENYINDYLHKVSKNIIDKAIEHNVYKIVIGKIEGLKLNMNYNKSFVQIPIQKLVELIKYKAKLQGIEVKFKEESYTSGCSAFDLEPINKKYYNKTRRVVRGLFKSNFGLVNADVNGSLNILRKEEKCIPEIVKTMRDKGRVSSPLRVRVAC, via the coding sequence GTGAAATTAGCATTCAAATTTAAACCTAAATTAAACGAAGAACAATTAAAGATTATAGAAGAATTATCATTTCATACAACAAAACTCTATAACATAGTTAATTATGATTTAAGAGAAAATGGATTTAAGCCTTATGTTGAAATTGAAAAGATATATAAAAATAATTGGCACTGTGATTATTTACATAGCCATACAAGACAACATTGTTTTAAAGTGGTAGAGCAAAATTGGGAATCTTATTTTGCAAGTATTAAAGATTATAAGGAGAATAAAAGTAAATATAATGGAGTTCCAAAACCTCCAAAATTTAAAAATACAGATAAAAGAAAGAATGAGATTATATTTACCAATCTTGCTATAAGATTTAAAGAAAATAGGCTAATGTTATCTCTTTCCAAAACAGTTCAGAAAAAATTTGAGGTAGAGAGTTTAAATTTTGAGGTTTCAGATAAACTTCAAAGCCTTATAAATTGGGATGAGATACAACAAGTAAGAATTAAGTGGGATAATTCTTTAAAACAATGGTATTTAATTATAATTTACAATAAGCAAGAATTAGAAAAAGCAAAAGAAACTAATGTTATGGCTATAGATTTAGGTTTAGATAATCTTGCAACGTTAACATTTAAAGAAGGTAATCAAAGTTACTTGTTTTGTGGTAAAAAACTTAAAAGTATAAATGCTTTTGTAAATAAGAAAATTTCTTATTATCAAAGTATTGAAATGAAAAAAATAGGTTCTGATAAATTCAAAAATACTAAAATGATTAATTCATTAAGAAGATACAGAGAAAATTATATCAATGATTATCTTCATAAAGTAAGTAAAAATATTATAGATAAAGCAATAGAGCATAATGTTTACAAAATTGTTATAGGCAAAATTGAAGGACTTAAACTAAATATGAATTATAATAAATCGTTTGTTCAAATACCTATACAAAAATTAGTAGAACTAATTAAGTATAAGGCTAAATTACAAGGGATTGAGGTTAAATTTAAGGAAGAGAGTTATACAAGTGGATGCAGTGCTTTCGATTTAGAACCTATAAATAAAAAATACTATAACAAAACTCGTAGAGTAGTTAGAGGACTTTTTAAATCAAACTTTGGATTAGTAAATGCAGATGTTAATGGAAGTTTAAATATACTAAGAAAAGAAGAGAAATGTATTCCCGAAATAGTAAAAACTATGAGGGATAAAGGGAGAGTGTCTTCCCCGTTGAGAGTAAGGGTTGCCTGTTAA
- a CDS encoding ribbon-helix-helix domain-containing protein: MARKNINTTIDEDLYTEIKILAIKLKVNANDLIEEGMKYVIEKYTNQDNKPQ, translated from the coding sequence ATGGCAAGAAAAAATATTAATACAACAATAGATGAAGATTTATATACTGAAATTAAAATATTGGCTATTAAATTAAAAGTCAATGCTAACGACTTAATCGAAGAAGGTATGAAATATGTCATTGAAAAATACACAAACCAAGACAACAAGCCACAGTAA
- the tnpA gene encoding IS200/IS605 family transposase codes for MSLKNTQTKTTSHSKYNINYHIVFCPKYRHNIFRNELEYELSKCFKVICHCYGYELIEQEIMPDHLHLFISAPPTVAPVDIVRKLKSISANEIFKGFPKLKQSKFWGSGLWSRGYYIGTAGTVSSETIQKYIQNQKNV; via the coding sequence ATGTCATTGAAAAATACACAAACCAAGACAACAAGCCACAGTAAATATAATATCAATTACCATATTGTTTTCTGTCCTAAATATCGTCATAATATTTTTAGAAATGAATTAGAATATGAATTATCAAAATGTTTCAAAGTAATATGTCATTGCTATGGATACGAACTTATTGAACAAGAGATAATGCCTGACCATCTTCATCTTTTCATATCTGCTCCACCAACTGTTGCTCCAGTAGATATAGTTAGAAAACTAAAAAGCATATCTGCTAATGAAATATTTAAAGGCTTCCCAAAATTAAAACAATCCAAGTTTTGGGGAAGTGGATTATGGAGTAGAGGATATTATATTGGTACTGCTGGAACAGTATCTTCTGAAACAATCCAAAAGTATATACAAAACCAAAAGAATGTTTAA